The following are encoded in a window of Ricinus communis isolate WT05 ecotype wild-type chromosome 4, ASM1957865v1, whole genome shotgun sequence genomic DNA:
- the LOC8269486 gene encoding flavonol 3-sulfotransferase has translation MDTSNGEIANATPALHEEKKGGQQISLPQSKYSEFISTLPIRNDWKFMPLHQYQGHWYFTVYLEAILAAQEKFEAQAGDLILCTYPKTGTTWLKALAFAITTRSRYSISESPLLTSTPHDCVPFMEVEIGTKKMYPRDPKNPLIATHIPYDSLPTSVGTLGCKIVYFCRDPKDVLVSMWHFLRARLPEGIDKDAYCNMDDSFEAFCEGVALNGPYWDHVAGFWKASQKYPEKVLFLKYEDLKEDTVSNVKKLADFLGYPFTPHEENQGVVQQIIDLCSFESLKNSKATKDGAYAENSAFVMKNSLFYRKGKTGDWKNYYTEEMGAHLDQIVEEKLSGSGFSFLSQ, from the coding sequence ATGGATACTAGTAATGGAGAAATCGCAAATGCAACTCCCGCCTTGCATGaagagaagaaaggaggaCAGCAAATTTCCCTGCCTCAGAGCAAGTACAGTGAGTTTATCTCAACCTTACCCATAAGAAATGATTGGAAGTTCATGCCTCTTCACCAATATCAAGGGCATTGGTACTTCACCGTTTACCTCGAGGCAATATTGGCTGCtcaagaaaaatttgaagctcAAGCTGGTGACCTTATCTTATGTACTTATCCTAAAACTGGTACAACTTGGCTTAAGGCTTTAGCTTTTGCTATTACTACTCGCTCTCGTTATAGCATTTCTGAGAGTCCTTTGCTGACATCCACACCACATGATTGTGTTCCTTTTATGGAAGTTGAAATCGGTACAAAAAAAATGTATCCTCGTGACCCAAAAAATCCACTTATAGCTACACATATTCCTTATGATTCCTTGCCAACTTCTGTAGGAACATTGGGATGTAAAATAGTATACTTCTGCAGGGATCCTAAGGATGTTTTGGTATCAATGTGGCACTTCTTGAGAGCAAGATTACCTGAAGGAATTGACAAAGATGCATATTGCAACATGGACGATTCCTTCGAAGCATTTTGCGAAGGAGTTGCTCTAAATGGACCTTACTGGGATCATGTTGCTGGATTTTGGAAGGCAAGTCAAAAATATCCTGAAAAGgtcttatttttaaagtatGAAGATTTGAAGGAGGACACAGTTTCTAATGTTAAGAAGCTAGCTGATTTTCTTGGATATCCCTTTACTCCACATGAAGAGAATCAAGGAGTAGTGCAACAGATCATTGATTTGTGTAGTTTTGAGAGTTTAAAGAATTCAAAGGCGACTAAAGATGGTGCTTATGCTGAAAACTCAGCATTTGTCATGAAAAATAGTCTGTTCTATAGAAAAGGTAAAACCGGAGATTGGAAGAATTATTATACTGAAGAAATGGGAGCTCATTTGGATCAAATTGTTGAAGAGAAATTGAGTGGTTCTGGCTTCTCTTTTCTATCTCAGTAA
- the LOC8269485 gene encoding flavonol 3-sulfotransferase has protein sequence MDLVYGRVINVAPRNIVASSQPSKNIAIRPMSVPQWGGSQQRVSSIVQSRQSRLPNALPLVHEDKEGGPQISMPQSKYSELISTLPTRNDWKFMPLHQYQGFWYFTIYLEAILAAQEKFQAQPDDIILCTYPKTGTTWLKALAFAITTRSRYSISETPLLTSTPHDCVPFIEIEIGTRETYSRDTENPLVATHIPYNSLPTSITTLGCKMVYFCRDPKDVLVSMWHFLRARLPEGIDKDAYCNMGDSFESFCEGVALNGPYWDHVAGYWNASQEYPEKVLFLKYEDLKEDTISNVKKLADFLGYPFTPEEESQGVVQQIIDLCSFESLKNSKATKDGAFRPDSQFIIKNSLFYRKGTSGDWKNYFTEEMGARLDQIVEQKLSGSGFSFLSRQSSN, from the coding sequence ATGGATCTTGTTTATGGCCGAGTCATAAATGTAGCCCCAAGAAATATCGTAGCTTCATCACAACCCTCGAAAAATATTGCCATACGCCCTATGTCGGTTCCACAATGGGGGGGTTCCCAACAGAGGGTGTCTAGTATTGTGCAATCTCGACAGTCGAGATTACCCAATGCGCTCCCACTTGTCCATGAAGACAAGGAAGGAGGACCACAAATTTCCATGCCTCAAAGCAAGTACAGCGAGCTTATCTCAACCCTACCCACAAGAAATGACTGGAAATTCATGCCTCTTCACCAATACCAAGGGTTTTGGTACTTCACCATTTACCTAGAGGCAATATTAGCTGCCCAGGAAAAATTTCAAGCTCAGCCTGATGATATTATCCTATGTACTTACCCTAAAACTGGCACAACTTGGCTTAAGGCTTTAGCTTTTGCTATTACTACACGTTCTCGTTATAGCATTTCTGAAACCCCTTTATTAACATCTACACCACATGATTGTGTACCTTttatagaaattgaaattggTACAAGAGAAACTTACTCTCGTGATACAGAAAATCCACTTGTTGCTACACATATTCCTTATAATTCCTTGCCAACTTCTATAACAACATTGGGATGCAAAATGGTGTATTTTTGCAGGGATCCTAAGGATGTGTTAGTATCAATGTGGCATTTCTTGAGGGCAAGGTTACCCGAAGGAATCGACAAAGATGCATATTGCAATATGGGCGATTCTTTTGAGTCATTTTGCGAAGGAGTTGCTCTAAATGGACCTTACTGGGATCATGTTGCAGGGTACTGGAATGCAAGTCAAGAATATCCTGAAAAGGTCTTATTCTTGAAGTATGAAGATTTGAAGGAGGATACTATTTCTAATGTCAAGAAGCTAGCTGACTTTCTTGGATATCCTTTTACTCCAGAGGAAGAGAGCCAAGGAGTAGTGCAacaaattattgatttatgtAGTTTTGAGAGTTTGAAGAATTCAAAGGCGACAAAAGATGGTGCTTTCCGTCCAGATTCTcaatttatcataaaaaatagtttgttCTATCGAAAAGGTACAAGTGGAGAttggaaaaattattttactgaAGAAATGGGCGCTCGTTTGGATCAGATTGTTGAACAGAAATTGAGTGGCTCcggattttcttttttgtcccGACAATCAagtaattaa